gtaagTAAGGATGGCAGACAAATTCAATCCAATCCAGTTTAatgatttattaaatgtgtatagcatcctttatctgtagatctcagggtggttcacaacataaaaatacaggataaaaacacaaaatacatgatttaaaaaaagaaccaaaaaCCACAAATCAATAGCCCCCTTCTTCCTTCCACAAGTACATTTAAAAGGGGTATAAGATAATTTTATTTCACATAAATAATTCACTCTTTCGGAAACAATGCATAAATTGAAACACCGTCATCCTTCCAAATTTgcctttctgaattttgcaggcaGTTTCCCCAACCAAGTCATATGTACAAAAAGGCACATGCTGGAGTTAAAGTGTGCAGAAAATTGCATATGCTAGtggaaaatgacacagaaaatgccATGTATTGAGGGGGAAatactttgcaaaaaaatatgcaAAGTAGCATTAAATGTGTATAGCAGgagaaaattgcattaaaatactAATGAATTTTCAGTAGGACTTCAAAAAAATGTATAGCAGGCATGGAAATGTGGGGTATTgaacttaaggctggaaaaattaTATCTGTGGGACTTCATTCTACCACACCACCTATACAGGGTCTATAGAATGGCAACAGCACCTCCTGcccctttatttgttttttccatGAAAAATTCAGTGATCTCAGCACCTCCTTGCTGGCTCAAACCAATAGGCTTGTTTGGCTCCGGCGAACTGCTAAGAAACCATCCTGGGAATGCTACAGATTCAAAGCTGCCAGTCTCCTTGCCGCTGGCAGTCTTGCAGAGGAAACTGAAGTTCTTGGATTCCTGTTTTTTATTATATAGATCCATAATTttttctcccttaaaaaaaaaacattttcacaacaATCggcaaaataatttatttaaattcaTCCCACAAAACAAGAGACCCTCTGTTGCCTCATAAAATCCTCTTCAGGGTTAAGGAGGCATGGCAGTACTGAGCAATCCTAAGTATTGGAAGCCAGTAGAACTCACACAAGCCAGCCTAAGTTACCCCTGCTCCCAATTCCATTATGTTGGtggcaaggaaataaatataGGTATTAgaagagaattcctggatgccagggtgcaggtttggggcaagtactctttggtgagagaaccccagcagaaatttaaaatcacaaaatatgtagCAAAGTAAAGGGTGGAAAAATAGGCTGTCAAAATGTACCTTTCTAAGTTCCTTCAAAGTTTGTCTCTTCCCCCAAAGGCCACACATTTAAtaagttaaaaattggtttacttaGAAACACTTCAAaggtgtgcttttccatacatcagtcagaagACACAGGCAGTAAAaattggcttagttacagtggtgaaagttcctaaattattggtgcAGGAACTCAAGGgaggcttgttagagccatgtggtctgagttTGGAGCAGCCAGCTCAGACCTCATATGCTGAGCTTCTCATATAGACTAGGGGTGACAAATATGGAATCAAAAGAGACATTGAAGCACAAATGATACTCACCACTAACTTTAGCCGAGGTTGACCACCAACTTCCACACAGGACAAAGTACGTTGCCCATCTTCCTTACCCATAAAGATGGCGGATGTTCTGTCATCTTTTTCCCCAATAATTTGATCTGGGACCACAGCAATTAACCCCTCTGGAGGTGAGCAGTTCAGAAACAGGATCagtggagggaaagagagaggaagggagagagaaagcattATTGGTACAGGAGTCTTAGGTGACTGGAAGGCCATCAATCAGATTGAAAGCTGTTGAAGTGACCCATAAGAACAAGTCTCTAGAAAGGAGCTCAACCCCTATACTAGAAGTATGTCCAATGTTCATATCATGAGAGGTCCACTGCATAGCACAGGAGCTTGCACAGAGCACAGACAATTTTGTATCTTGAAGTGACCTTCAGTCCTCTTACACattgtttttacaaaaaaaaattgaaacttCCTAAAATGGGTGCTAAGCTCATAGGTAGCACACATTGTTCTGCAGGTATGTGCTCTACCAGTGAATTACAGACCTTCCTTGTCAACCATTATAACAGGTGAGGGTAAAGCAACAGCTCTCAACACccttggctattggccatgcctCTTAGGGCAACTGGAGGGTCAAACTTCCCCTGCACCTGCATTAGAGGCTTGTTTCGTAACATTGTTCTTTGTTGCTTCTGTGCAGTGCCTGCTGCATGCATCTTGTCCATGGTGTCTCATTTTAGTCCATACCGGCCTTTCCCTCTGCAATCTCAGAGTTATTTGTTCCATTTGGGGAGCTGTTCTCAAACTGGATGGGTTTTTCCAATTGAAACACCCTGCCAGCTGTATCTTCCTGCTATGGCTTGCTAACTATCCAAATGTGTAGATCTGAAAGAAGGGAGCCACAGAAAGATATTTCAATATAAGGCTGTGGTGAATCTACTATGGTGGCCACTCACCACAGTTGCAACACACATGCAACATCTTTTCCTGTAGCATGAAGACGGCATTTTCTAGGCTGATGAGAAGCAAGGCTTGCACAATGCTGATTGACTGGCTCCATCTGTCATCTCTAGCTGAAGCAGGAATGGAGGACCTGTGCCTCCCTCTCATGGTTGTTCTTAGACATCAacctccagccaacatggccaatggtccatgcaatatctggaggggcacaggctccccatctccAAGTTTAAAAGTTCATGTGGCAGGTGGTATGACAGATCATTCTCTGACTGATacccttggagaaccactgccaattGGAATAAGTGAGACAAGATGGACTAGCCTTGGAATAAGagagatggaccagtgatctgggCATGATGGAGCAATGGTTTGACTAGGTCTAAGGCACCTGCCTATGCAACTAGTGACTAAAGGCATTGCATTAgaacagcctcagcccagaactctcctcttccccatttcacAGTGGCTCTCATGAACCCCATGGATAAGTCCCACAAGAGGATTGCTGAGCCTTGTTTAAGAAGATGCTGCCGAGTCACTGGGTTGGCCTTGCAACTAGGCAAAGTGGGACACTCACTTCAGGCAGCACATCCCTGTGTACCTAAGCTAGTCCATTTCCCCTGGGTGTGGTCAAGGATGTTGTCCCATTactagtgttgaagtaagattcaactgccactGCCAGGCAGATTCTAGCATATGTGGAATGGGAAGACACTATCTTGTCCTTCACCCAAGATAACagagccggccctaccattagaaaGAGTGAACCTATCTTGTTCCTAGCATTAAAAAATATTCAACTACCAATCCAGTTAGCTTCCATGCCTTGAATGAAGGATGGGCATTagcttgtcctttgcctcaggcagaaaaatgtcttggaccagccctgctgaatcagacacCTCCCTGAAACTAGGTTACCTAGTTCCACTTGAAAACAGCCAGCCACCTGGGGTGGAGGAAGTGAGAAACATGGTAGGAGCTGTTACCTGGTGAGTTGGAATTTCTGGGAGCTGAGAGCAGCTGGTCACCCACTAACAAGAGGTACTTCTGGTTAATATCCCAAATTTTGAAGTACCAGGGATCTGGTAATGACTGGATCACAATCGTACCTGGATGGTTAAAAaggcaaaaattaaaaaatctaaACTATTGGCATAATGATGATTGGCATAGTTTGGAAACTTAGCTTGAGCTATGAATAGAAAAGTAAAGAATCATTTTTCACCTGGAGGTGGCTTCTTAAAATGATTGAATAAATCTTTCATTTCCTGTTGGACAGTTTTGTTGGGCTTCCTCATTTCAGTCTCCCCCGTTTTCTCCATTTCTTCTTGATGAGTGGTTGAGGTTCAGACTGTATGAAGTTCAGATTTCTGTAGGGGgagcttttaaaaaagagtgaCGTCTTACGCTGCGTTCCCCGATGAGCTTCCGGTTTGGTTTATTTCATCTATAGATCATAGAATGACAAACAGACAGTAGCAATATATGAAACTACACAATTCTTATAACTAACATCCTTTGTACTCCCAATGATGTGAACTATTGTAAAACCTTTGTCAATTCATAGTTTGTTaatttgattgtttgtttgttggttggttggttgattggttggttggttggttggtttgctttCTTGGCATAAATGTATCTATTTTAAAGCAATAAAGATATACACAtagatcatagaatggtagagttgaaagggactatTCGGGTCAACTAATCCAATCCCTTGAAatataggaatctcaactaaagcgtgCAGGACAGTGTCTTGCCaaaggcaaggtggttcttttaaaatgagattcagaagcaatacaaaatacacaagtgagtgagaagattaaagattttattctgaaACAGCGAACAATgtatacataccaagcaagcactccaatctgccacttggaagccctcaagaagtggcaaagtgaCTCCTccaggtagcctcagtttgcacAGCCCTGCAGCCGATCAGTCCATGCATGGGCTTCAGAGAAACTCTGCCCAAACCGTCAGATTTTATAGATAACCTGTGTAGCCTTCAAGACTGGCTACGTGCAGATCATCCATTAGCTACTCCCTCCCAGTGCCTCACTTTCTCAAACCACAACAAACATGAAAGAAGGTACCCAGCACTATCCTCCACAACTGATAAGGCAGCTTCACCTCCTGCCAGAGAACATTGAGGACTGTTCTCAAAAACATTCATATTGAAAAATAGCAATGAGAAGC
This genomic window from Podarcis raffonei isolate rPodRaf1 chromosome 15, rPodRaf1.pri, whole genome shotgun sequence contains:
- the LOC128402872 gene encoding interleukin-36 alpha-like; this translates as MEKTGETEMRKPNKTVQQEMKDLFNHFKKPPPGTIVIQSLPDPWYFKIWDINQKYLLLVGDQLLSAPRNSNSPEGLIAVVPDQIIGEKDDRTSAIFMGKEDGQRTLSCVEVGGQPRLKLVGEKIMDLYNKKQESKNFSFLCKTASGKETGSFESVAFPGWFLSSSPEPNKPIGLSQQGGAEITEFFMEKTNKGAGGAVAIL